A stretch of Pelecanus crispus isolate bPelCri1 chromosome 3, bPelCri1.pri, whole genome shotgun sequence DNA encodes these proteins:
- the MARCKS gene encoding myristoylated alanine-rich C-kinase substrate has protein sequence MGAQFSKTAAKGEASAEKPGEAVAASPSKANGQENGHVKVNGDASPAAAEAGKEEVQANGSAPAEETGKEEAASSEPASEKEAAEAESTEPASPAEGEASPKTEEGATPSSSSETPKKKKKRFSFKKSFKLSGFSFKKNKKEAGEGAESEGGAAAAAEGGKEEAAAPEAAGSEEGKAAAAEEACAAAGGSAEAAKEEAGDSQEAKSDEAAPEKAAGEEAPAAAAEEQPPQQQQQQQQEGKAKAAEEAAGAGAATTEAGSGDQEAAPAEEPAPARQEPPSESSPEGPAAESAE, from the exons ATGGGTGCCCAGTTCTCCAAGACCGCTGCAAAGGGCGAAGCCTCCGCCGAGAAACCTGGGGAAGCAGTGGCTGCATCTCCATCCAAGGCGAATggacag GAGAACGGCCACGTGAAGGTGAACGGCGACGcctcccccgcggcggcggaggcgggcAAGGAGGAGGTGCAGGCCAACGGCAGCGCGCCCGCCGAGGAGACGGGCAAGGAGGAGGCGGCCTCGTCGGAGCCCGCCTCCGAGAAGGAGGCGGCCGAGGCGGAGAGCACCGAGCCGGCCTCCCCGGCGGAGGGCGAGGCCTCCCCCAAGACTGAGGAGGGCGCGACCCCGTCGTCCAGCAGCGAGAccccgaaaaaaaaaaagaagcgcTTTTCCTTCAAGAAGTCCTTTAAGCTCAGCGGCTTCTCCTTCAAGAAGAACAAGAAGGAGGCCGGCGAGGGGGCGGAGAGCGagggcggcgccgccgccgcggcggagGGCGGgaaggaggaggcggcggccccCGAGGCGGCGGGCAGCGAGGAGGGCaaggccgccgccgccgaggagGCCTGCGCGgccgccggcggcagcgccgAGGCGGCGAAGGAGGAGGCGGGGGACTCGCAGGAGGCCAAATCGGACGAGGCCGCCCCCGAGAAGGCGGCGGGAGAAgaggcgccggcggcggcggcggaggagcagccgccccagcagcagcagcagcagcagcaggaggggaaggcgaaggcggcggaggaggcggcgggcgcCGGCGCCGCCACGACCGAGGCGGGCAGCGGCGACCAGGAGGCGGCCCCCGCGGAGGAGCCGGCGCCGGCGCGGCAGGAGCCCCCCTCCGAGAGCAGTCCGGAGGGACCCGCCGCCGAGTCGGCGGAGtaa